The proteins below come from a single Roseiflexus sp. RS-1 genomic window:
- a CDS encoding cellulose biosynthesis cyclic di-GMP-binding regulatory protein BcsB, which translates to MYFSCYHHRICTRVSLAWALLFLGALVMSADPSSAAAAARLPSEPGTYRFTDLGYGDRTARTMYGGLDYFFPVPAGEEPLEGARLELIYSHSPLLLPERSTMTIIVNGLSVQSVRLTPETRTRASLTVPLPPDMFGGEGFFVQVRFQMRLTRDECEETRNPALWATIHGDSLLVLPTRPVRTYRLEHLDRLFRPPPDDRPPLTLVIPPSPSPEELEAAGLIAFQLGRWAAAVRADPRLVVATTVTDTASIVVGSAPALAGMLPWGAIDWNGTAVTINGIAIPTDHGALALANDGTPRLLVTGATPAAVRLAARTLVAPERRALLDGAYVAITDAPVSTATPAPWVNGAASFAQLNVPERVVNGPGEHRIDLAFTRPAGWRLRDGSTLTLDMEVTPAVRRETSWIAASVNGIDLGAQPLRFDTDRPQRYSFALPADLLTTTLDGRPIRTLDLTVRLFLDPPEEGCVVVDGNSLRATLLPTSAWRLPHDVISTLDLGRFPTPMLSIDSRLPLTVVLPQQPNTAEYATALRLIAASGRWADTDSVPAPRLITADRLEERNGRHLVLIGSAERNPISAEAIARQPDRLAPPQAVVYRPDDNRQCRLLLTSSPWQRDAALLLIDGATPDDLIIGIAAFERRETIERLRGPLALIRTDAPPQNSAGASDIAPPPISLTPQIETPLLERLPGWQIAGAVLLGAFLSALGILLTIQVRRRIRRKTP; encoded by the coding sequence ATGTACTTCTCCTGTTACCATCACCGCATCTGTACACGCGTGAGCCTGGCATGGGCGCTTCTGTTCCTGGGCGCCCTTGTGATGAGCGCTGATCCCTCCAGCGCTGCGGCTGCGGCACGATTGCCGTCTGAACCAGGGACGTATCGCTTCACCGATCTCGGTTACGGCGACCGGACGGCGCGAACGATGTATGGCGGTCTGGATTATTTCTTTCCGGTTCCCGCCGGTGAAGAACCGCTCGAAGGCGCGCGCCTGGAACTGATCTACAGCCACTCGCCGCTGCTGCTGCCGGAACGCTCGACCATGACCATCATCGTCAATGGTCTGTCGGTGCAGAGCGTCCGACTGACGCCAGAAACCCGGACGAGGGCATCATTGACCGTGCCGCTGCCGCCAGACATGTTCGGCGGCGAGGGGTTCTTTGTGCAGGTACGTTTTCAGATGCGCCTGACCCGCGACGAGTGTGAGGAGACCCGCAATCCGGCGTTGTGGGCGACCATCCACGGCGACTCGCTCCTCGTGCTGCCGACGCGACCGGTCAGGACATACCGCCTGGAGCATCTTGACCGCCTGTTCCGCCCCCCGCCCGATGATCGTCCACCGCTGACGCTGGTTATCCCGCCATCACCATCGCCTGAAGAACTGGAAGCCGCAGGGCTGATTGCGTTTCAGTTGGGACGCTGGGCGGCTGCCGTTCGCGCCGACCCGCGTCTCGTCGTTGCGACGACCGTGACCGATACAGCCAGCATCGTTGTTGGAAGTGCGCCTGCACTGGCAGGGATGCTGCCATGGGGCGCCATCGATTGGAACGGAACTGCGGTGACTATCAACGGTATTGCCATCCCGACAGATCACGGCGCCCTTGCGCTGGCGAACGACGGAACGCCGCGCCTCCTCGTCACCGGCGCAACCCCGGCGGCAGTCCGCCTTGCTGCACGTACTCTCGTCGCGCCGGAACGACGCGCCCTGCTGGATGGTGCGTATGTAGCAATCACCGACGCGCCCGTCTCTACAGCGACGCCGGCGCCCTGGGTGAATGGCGCGGCCAGTTTCGCTCAACTCAATGTCCCGGAGCGGGTTGTGAACGGTCCTGGTGAGCACCGCATCGACCTGGCGTTCACCCGCCCCGCCGGGTGGCGTTTACGCGACGGCAGCACTCTGACGCTCGACATGGAAGTGACCCCGGCAGTGCGCCGTGAAACGTCCTGGATTGCCGCCAGCGTCAATGGCATCGATCTGGGAGCGCAGCCGCTGCGGTTCGACACGGATCGCCCTCAGCGGTATTCGTTCGCCCTGCCCGCCGATCTGCTCACCACAACCCTCGACGGCAGACCGATACGCACCCTCGACCTGACTGTGCGCCTGTTCCTCGATCCGCCAGAGGAGGGGTGCGTTGTCGTCGATGGCAATAGTCTGCGCGCGACGTTGCTCCCCACCTCGGCGTGGCGTCTGCCGCACGATGTCATTTCGACGCTCGATCTCGGTCGGTTTCCCACACCCATGCTGAGCATCGATTCCCGTCTGCCGCTGACCGTGGTGTTGCCGCAACAACCCAACACAGCGGAGTATGCCACAGCGTTGCGCCTGATAGCGGCATCAGGTCGATGGGCGGACACCGACAGCGTTCCGGCGCCACGACTGATCACCGCTGATCGTCTGGAAGAGCGCAATGGGCGGCATCTCGTCCTGATCGGCAGCGCGGAACGCAATCCTATCAGCGCCGAAGCGATAGCCCGCCAACCGGATCGTCTGGCGCCACCCCAGGCAGTCGTCTACCGTCCCGACGACAACCGGCAATGTCGCCTGCTACTCACCTCTTCGCCCTGGCAACGCGACGCTGCGTTGCTCCTGATCGACGGTGCAACGCCGGACGATCTGATCATCGGGATTGCTGCATTTGAACGCCGTGAAACCATCGAGCGTCTGCGCGGTCCGCTTGCGCTGATCCGCACCGATGCGCCGCCCCAGAACAGCGCTGGCGCATCAGATATCGCTCCCCCGCCGATCAGTCTCACGCCGCAGATCGAAACACCGCTGCTGGAGCGCTTGCCCGGCTGGCAGATCGCAGGCGCCGTGTTGCTCGGCGCGTTTTTGAGCGCACTTGGTATTCTGCTGACTATTCAGGTGCGGCGACGAATCCGACGGAAAACGCCATGA
- a CDS encoding PP2C family protein-serine/threonine phosphatase — protein sequence MDEPLLWVDTGAQPVRRILVVDDDPDINRLLRARLTARGYEVSTAASGEEALELLSETPADIVFLDISLPGISGLHTLEEVRRRGLDTAVIMTTAFGSEQIAVEALRQGANDYLRKPFESDEFRRVLERTVQRLELERQNRVLRQHLEAHHRRLKSELARAAEVQARLLPQTAPALSGFQLAAECIPARDVGGDFYDWQQPQPHLLSFWLCDVMGKGLDAALLMATVRAVMRAVVRHSPPAEAMRYVTHALIDDLVQSGRFVTLFLAQLDTRSGRLASIDAGHGLAFVRRADGTVETLDDRRGLPLGVLPDEQYDQRETVLAPGDALIVYSDGLVDARVDLDLTPHVLARHLHGATSALAMLDRLVTLLAPVQTPPDDMTLLVVYRKTDQG from the coding sequence ATGGATGAACCGTTGCTATGGGTTGATACCGGCGCGCAACCGGTGCGACGCATCCTGGTGGTTGATGATGACCCGGACATCAATCGTCTGCTGCGCGCTCGCCTGACAGCGCGCGGGTATGAGGTGTCCACGGCTGCGAGCGGTGAAGAGGCGCTGGAACTCCTGTCAGAAACACCTGCCGATATTGTGTTTCTCGATATTTCCCTGCCCGGCATCAGCGGTTTGCACACACTGGAAGAAGTGCGTCGGCGCGGATTGGATACCGCCGTCATTATGACTACCGCCTTTGGCTCGGAGCAGATCGCAGTCGAGGCATTGCGTCAGGGCGCCAACGACTATCTGCGCAAACCGTTCGAGTCAGACGAGTTTCGCCGCGTGCTGGAACGCACCGTGCAGCGGCTCGAACTTGAGCGCCAGAACCGGGTGCTGCGCCAGCACCTGGAAGCGCATCACCGCCGTTTGAAGAGCGAACTGGCGCGCGCCGCCGAGGTGCAGGCGCGGTTATTGCCGCAAACAGCGCCAGCATTGTCCGGGTTTCAACTTGCCGCCGAATGCATCCCCGCCCGTGATGTCGGCGGCGACTTTTACGACTGGCAGCAACCTCAGCCGCATCTGCTCAGTTTCTGGCTCTGTGATGTTATGGGGAAGGGGCTTGATGCTGCGCTCCTCATGGCGACGGTGCGCGCTGTTATGCGCGCAGTTGTGCGCCATAGCCCGCCCGCCGAGGCAATGCGTTACGTGACCCATGCGCTCATCGATGACCTGGTGCAGTCAGGACGATTCGTCACCCTCTTCCTGGCGCAACTCGATACCCGCAGCGGACGCCTCGCCTCGATCGATGCCGGGCACGGGTTAGCCTTTGTGCGACGCGCTGACGGAACGGTCGAGACGCTCGATGACCGGCGAGGTCTGCCGCTTGGCGTACTTCCCGATGAGCAGTATGATCAGCGCGAAACAGTGCTCGCTCCGGGGGATGCTCTGATCGTCTACAGTGATGGGCTGGTCGATGCGCGCGTCGATCTCGATCTGACGCCGCATGTTCTTGCGCGTCATCTCCACGGCGCAACCAGTGCACTTGCGATGCTCGACCGCCTGGTGACGCTGCTGGCGCCGGTGCAGACGCCGCCCGACGATATGACACTGCTGGTAGTGTATCGGAAAACTGATCAGGGATGA
- a CDS encoding PAS domain S-box protein — translation MNAADPPQSTHVVRRIILSFTLTIGLIAVIALISYGWTQLLFAAERERVDLVVASTRQHALSQRIALSAERLMDTSDPEDTARARVALSEAIDEMTQQHQNLIRAVASLPSDDPHAQAIRRLYFDPPTALDARVQEYLEHAQRLHDDQNPQRSDLLAIRQAALNDLPHLFDTATRLYSDERRTLLSTMDAMHAVVFGIVLIVLMLEGVFIVRPMVRQTQQYIAQRDESEARLRAREKVTRALYDITSTTQMDHLQKVQALLAMGCDYFRMTTGMLTRIDGEELEVVAAHQPPEHLAPGQRFARADSYCTAVLESCTPVGINHAGQSAWRDHRCYALQRMEAYIGAPVRMRGVTVGTLCFASATSRQTPFTDGDYDLIRLMAQWIGSEQERLQTEAALRESEERFALLASVTTEGVIISEQGIIVDANAAASTLLGCPLEQLRGRSVFEFTTPEGREKVAHALATGYDCPYEVLARRIDGTLFPAEVTGRNIPYHGRTARVTTIRDMSRQRLAEAALRASEERFRQLAENVNQVFWICTPALDQILYVNPAYERIWGRSCDSLYAQPASLFEAIVLEDRERVLALHNAEYHRGYSIEFQIRRDDGQPRWILTRAFPVMNEAGVIYRIAAISEDVTGRRQAEEELRATLAALEAQYQAADRAQSEMRAILDASSEAIALLAPDGTFLTVNRRFFDMFGTTAEQALGHRLSDMRAAIRWIFDDADELYVRMCHALQDTQTIFRERVSQRKPQQRELAIFSSPVWTANQTHLGRLFVFRDVTHERAVERMKSEFVAMVSHELRTPLTSIKGYVDMLLDGDAGPLADEHQELLRIVKSNADRLLLLINDLLDMSRIEAGKLSLHRIPLDLRPLIRQVAATMRPHLDAKQQRLTLDLPETPPDGSAPLIAGDAARFHQILTNLLSNAIKYTPPNGEMTIRLTAEPPWLCITVQDTGIGMTPEEQDHIFDRFYRARNRATRETGGTGLGLAITRSLVELHDGRITVESQPGKGSTFRVYVPLLEYADQHDNALTAAWTDGEEERDG, via the coding sequence ATGAATGCTGCTGATCCCCCGCAATCGACGCACGTTGTACGGCGCATCATACTCAGTTTCACCCTGACAATCGGCCTGATCGCCGTCATTGCATTGATCTCCTACGGCTGGACACAACTCCTCTTTGCCGCTGAACGGGAGCGTGTGGATCTGGTTGTCGCCAGCACGCGACAACACGCCCTGTCACAGCGTATCGCACTGTCGGCTGAGCGCCTGATGGATACGTCTGACCCGGAAGATACTGCCCGGGCGCGCGTGGCGCTGAGCGAAGCAATCGATGAGATGACGCAGCAGCATCAGAACCTGATCCGCGCTGTCGCATCGCTGCCGTCTGATGACCCACATGCACAGGCGATCCGTCGTCTCTATTTCGATCCGCCGACGGCGCTCGACGCGCGCGTGCAGGAGTATCTGGAGCATGCGCAGCGCCTGCACGACGATCAGAACCCGCAACGCTCCGATCTGCTGGCGATCCGGCAGGCAGCGCTGAACGATCTGCCGCACCTCTTCGACACGGCAACCCGTCTGTACAGCGACGAGCGTCGCACCCTTTTGTCCACAATGGATGCCATGCATGCCGTCGTCTTTGGCATCGTGCTGATAGTGCTGATGCTGGAAGGCGTCTTCATCGTGCGACCGATGGTGCGACAGACGCAGCAGTACATCGCGCAGCGCGACGAAAGTGAAGCGCGCCTGCGCGCGCGCGAAAAAGTGACGCGCGCCCTGTACGATATAACCTCAACCACGCAGATGGATCATCTTCAGAAGGTGCAGGCGTTGCTTGCCATGGGATGCGACTACTTCCGCATGACTACCGGCATGCTCACCCGGATCGACGGTGAAGAACTGGAGGTCGTTGCAGCGCATCAACCTCCTGAGCACCTGGCGCCCGGTCAGCGCTTTGCGCGCGCCGACAGTTACTGCACCGCCGTTCTGGAATCCTGCACGCCGGTTGGCATCAACCACGCCGGACAATCTGCCTGGCGCGATCATCGCTGCTACGCGCTTCAGCGCATGGAAGCATACATCGGCGCACCGGTGCGGATGCGGGGCGTGACGGTCGGCACCCTTTGCTTTGCCAGCGCCACATCCCGTCAGACGCCATTCACGGATGGAGACTACGATCTGATTCGCCTTATGGCGCAATGGATCGGTAGTGAACAAGAACGCTTGCAAACCGAAGCCGCGCTGCGCGAGAGCGAGGAGCGCTTCGCTCTGCTTGCAAGCGTCACCACCGAAGGGGTTATTATCAGTGAGCAGGGGATCATTGTTGACGCAAACGCGGCTGCCAGCACGCTGCTCGGTTGCCCGCTCGAACAACTGCGCGGCAGATCGGTGTTCGAATTCACAACTCCTGAAGGGCGAGAAAAAGTCGCTCACGCGCTTGCCACCGGCTATGATTGTCCCTATGAGGTGCTTGCCCGCCGCATTGATGGAACCCTCTTTCCCGCCGAGGTAACCGGACGGAACATCCCCTACCATGGACGGACGGCGCGCGTGACGACTATCCGCGACATGTCGCGGCAGCGTCTGGCGGAAGCCGCTCTGCGCGCCAGTGAAGAACGCTTCCGCCAGTTAGCAGAGAATGTCAACCAGGTCTTCTGGATCTGTACCCCGGCGCTTGATCAGATTCTGTATGTCAATCCAGCGTATGAACGCATCTGGGGACGATCCTGCGACAGTCTGTATGCGCAACCGGCGTCGTTGTTCGAGGCGATTGTTCTGGAGGATCGCGAGCGCGTTCTTGCACTCCACAATGCAGAATATCACCGTGGATACAGTATCGAATTCCAGATTCGGCGGGATGATGGTCAGCCACGCTGGATTCTGACCCGCGCTTTCCCGGTGATGAACGAAGCAGGGGTCATCTATCGCATTGCAGCTATCTCGGAGGATGTGACCGGGCGCAGGCAGGCGGAGGAAGAACTGCGTGCGACACTGGCAGCGCTCGAAGCGCAATACCAGGCAGCAGATCGCGCCCAGAGCGAGATGCGCGCAATTCTCGACGCTTCCAGCGAAGCGATCGCACTGCTGGCGCCTGATGGTACGTTCCTGACGGTCAATCGCCGTTTCTTCGACATGTTCGGCACGACCGCAGAACAGGCGCTCGGACATCGCCTGTCAGATATGCGCGCTGCCATCCGGTGGATCTTTGACGATGCCGACGAATTGTACGTTCGCATGTGCCACGCCCTTCAGGACACTCAGACTATCTTCCGCGAACGGGTGTCGCAGCGCAAACCACAGCAGCGCGAACTGGCGATCTTTTCTTCGCCGGTGTGGACGGCCAACCAGACGCACCTTGGACGCCTTTTCGTCTTTCGCGATGTCACGCACGAACGCGCTGTCGAGCGGATGAAATCTGAATTCGTGGCGATGGTGTCGCACGAGTTGCGCACACCGCTGACCTCGATCAAAGGGTATGTGGATATGCTGCTCGACGGCGATGCCGGACCGCTTGCCGATGAGCACCAGGAACTTCTGCGCATTGTCAAATCGAACGCCGATAGACTGCTGCTGCTGATCAACGATCTGCTCGACATGTCGCGGATCGAAGCAGGGAAACTGTCGCTCCACCGCATCCCGCTCGATCTCCGCCCGCTCATCCGACAGGTCGCCGCCACGATGCGACCACATCTCGACGCGAAACAGCAACGCCTGACCCTCGATCTGCCGGAGACTCCACCGGATGGTTCAGCTCCGCTCATCGCAGGCGATGCAGCGCGTTTCCATCAGATTCTGACCAATCTTCTCTCCAACGCAATCAAGTATACTCCTCCAAATGGCGAGATGACGATCCGCCTGACGGCAGAACCACCCTGGCTCTGCATCACCGTCCAGGATACCGGCATCGGCATGACGCCCGAAGAACAGGACCATATTTTCGACCGCTTCTACCGCGCACGCAACCGCGCAACTCGTGAAACCGGCGGAACAGGACTCGGTCTGGCAATCACCCGTTCTCTCGTTGAACTGCATGATGGGCGCATCACCGTCGAAAGCCAGCCGGGGAAAGGTTCGACATTCCGTGTCTATGTTCCGCTGTTGGAGTATGCGGATCAGCACGACAACGCCCTGACGGCAGCGTGGACCGATGGAGAGGAAGAGCGTGATGGATGA
- the ruvA gene encoding Holliday junction branch migration protein RuvA, producing the protein MIASIRGILIAVAADHVVVETGGIGWMIYAPRPVIAALGDIGATVRLFTYLLVREDSLTLYGFETVEQRQLFETLLSVTGVGPQAALNLLSSGTTDELRLAIATGDVTRLARTPRIGKKLAERLVLELKGKINVKGLPTGAAVTPAVAAANAELSEALISLGFTDAEAAAAIAALPSDAPPDLEERVRLALRYFSAS; encoded by the coding sequence ATGATCGCATCGATTCGCGGAATACTCATCGCAGTCGCAGCGGATCATGTCGTTGTGGAGACCGGCGGCATCGGATGGATGATCTACGCGCCGCGCCCGGTGATCGCTGCGCTTGGTGACATCGGCGCTACGGTACGCCTGTTCACCTATCTACTGGTGCGCGAAGATTCGCTCACCCTCTATGGCTTTGAAACTGTCGAACAACGGCAGTTATTCGAGACACTGCTCAGTGTGACCGGCGTTGGTCCACAGGCGGCGCTCAACCTTCTCTCGTCGGGAACCACCGATGAACTGCGGTTGGCGATTGCAACCGGCGATGTGACGCGGCTGGCGCGCACGCCGCGCATCGGCAAGAAACTGGCAGAGCGGTTGGTGCTGGAGTTGAAAGGGAAAATCAACGTCAAGGGGCTGCCGACCGGCGCCGCAGTCACTCCGGCAGTCGCGGCGGCGAACGCCGAGTTGAGCGAGGCGCTGATCAGTCTGGGATTTACCGACGCAGAAGCGGCAGCCGCGATTGCAGCGCTCCCATCGGACGCCCCGCCTGACCTTGAAGAGCGTGTGCGGCTGGCATTGCGCTATTTTAGCGCATCATAA
- a CDS encoding NUDIX domain-containing protein — MTRNAESLIHHQPIHAVGAVAYRYDARNRLQILLIKKRRGYWTLPKGKVAPTEDDASALLRELWEETDLTGVVEDQVAQVMYITPRRRLPRRKIVTYYLVQVAPDAIATPGGRSGEIIERVRWVTPAAALRRVKRKRIRDIIACARNVLRRRSQNHGAADR, encoded by the coding sequence TTGACCCGCAACGCGGAATCGCTCATTCACCATCAACCGATCCATGCGGTTGGCGCAGTCGCCTACCGGTATGACGCGCGGAATCGTCTTCAAATCCTGTTGATCAAGAAACGTCGGGGCTACTGGACATTACCGAAGGGCAAGGTCGCTCCAACTGAAGACGATGCTTCTGCGTTGCTGCGCGAACTATGGGAAGAGACCGATCTAACGGGCGTCGTCGAGGATCAGGTGGCGCAGGTCATGTATATCACGCCACGACGACGGTTGCCACGGCGTAAAATTGTGACATACTATCTCGTGCAGGTGGCGCCGGACGCCATCGCCACACCAGGAGGGCGCTCCGGCGAGATCATTGAGCGTGTGCGCTGGGTTACCCCCGCGGCAGCGCTCCGCCGGGTCAAACGAAAGCGCATTCGTGACATCATCGCCTGCGCTCGAAATGTGCTGCGCAGGCGTTCGCAGAATCACGGAGCAGCAGATCGATGA
- a CDS encoding heavy metal translocating P-type ATPase, with the protein MPDQQIHLAVTGMTCASCSARVAKALKKAPGVTEATVNLASEQAEVRFDPALVTPDRLVAAVEEAGYGVITEHIDIPITGMTCASCAARIEKALRRVPGVIEATVNLASERATVLFSPSDAGWSDLVAAIERAGYGVIDERSTAASGEDSEAAARARELAVRRRTLTVAVVLTTPLFLLSMGRDFGLIAPWLIGAGADMARSMSGPIHAMMEHIAARDDLLNWLFLFLATPVQFYAGRDFYIHAWKALKNRTATMDTLIAVGSSAAYFYSLALMLTGLAGHVYFETAAVIITLILVGKYLEARAKSQTGAAIRALIGLQPKTARVVRGGQEVDIPAADVRRGEIVIVRPGEKIPVDGIVISGASAVDESMITGESMPVEKREGDTVIGATLNRSGSFQMRATRVGKETALAQIIALVQQAQGSRAPVQRLVDQVSAVFVPVVLVIALVTFLAWFFIGGTGFTQAMIFAVAVLVIACPCALGLATPTAIMVGVGTGAAHGILIKNAESLERAGKVQAVALDKTGTITVGKPSVTDVLPLSGATVASNAPALRLNASDRQETLRPVPFNHGADPASFATNGDPLPTDDAQRNDLLRWAASAEVRSEHPLGEAIVRAAREAGIPLAQPQRFEAVAGQGVIATVEGRSVAVGNLALLRERGIDPSTFDSDVTRLQDEGKTVMLVAIDGVVQGIIAVADTIKPTSHAAVEALHRQGIDMWLITGDNRRTAEAIARQAGIDPSRIYAGVRPEDKARIVHELQQGRRIVAMVGDGINDAPALAQADVGIAIGSGADVAMETADITLMHGDLRGVAQAIDLSKRTLRTIRWNLFWAFIYNIALIPIAAGALYPLTGWQLSPMLAAAAMACSSVFVVTNSLRLRRALGVVRVER; encoded by the coding sequence ATGCCCGATCAACAGATTCATCTTGCAGTCACCGGCATGACCTGCGCATCCTGTTCGGCGCGCGTCGCAAAGGCGCTGAAGAAGGCGCCTGGCGTTACTGAAGCGACGGTCAACCTGGCGAGCGAACAGGCGGAAGTGCGCTTCGACCCGGCGTTGGTGACGCCGGATCGCCTGGTTGCAGCAGTTGAGGAAGCCGGGTACGGGGTGATTACCGAGCACATCGATATTCCAATCACTGGTATGACCTGCGCATCGTGCGCGGCGCGGATCGAGAAGGCGCTGCGCAGGGTTCCCGGCGTGATCGAGGCAACGGTCAATCTGGCGAGTGAACGCGCAACGGTGCTGTTCTCGCCGTCCGATGCGGGATGGAGCGACCTGGTTGCCGCCATCGAACGCGCCGGTTATGGCGTGATCGATGAACGCAGCACAGCCGCATCCGGTGAAGACAGCGAAGCCGCAGCGCGCGCGCGCGAACTGGCAGTGCGTCGCCGCACGCTCACGGTCGCAGTGGTGTTGACCACCCCGCTCTTCCTGCTGTCGATGGGGCGCGATTTTGGACTGATCGCTCCCTGGTTGATCGGCGCGGGGGCGGACATGGCGCGCTCGATGAGCGGACCGATCCACGCGATGATGGAACACATCGCTGCGCGCGACGATCTGCTCAACTGGCTGTTTCTTTTCCTTGCCACGCCGGTGCAGTTCTATGCCGGGCGCGATTTCTATATCCATGCCTGGAAGGCGTTGAAGAACCGCACCGCGACGATGGACACCCTGATCGCGGTCGGATCGTCGGCGGCATACTTCTACAGCCTGGCGCTCATGCTCACCGGTCTGGCGGGGCATGTCTACTTCGAGACGGCAGCCGTCATCATCACCCTGATCCTGGTCGGCAAATATCTGGAAGCGCGTGCAAAGAGTCAGACCGGTGCGGCGATCAGGGCGCTGATCGGGTTGCAACCGAAGACGGCGCGCGTGGTGCGTGGCGGACAGGAAGTGGACATCCCTGCCGCCGATGTGCGTCGCGGCGAGATCGTCATCGTGCGTCCCGGCGAGAAGATACCGGTCGATGGGATTGTCATCTCCGGCGCGTCTGCGGTTGACGAAAGTATGATCACCGGGGAGAGCATGCCGGTGGAAAAGCGCGAAGGCGATACCGTCATCGGCGCGACGCTGAATCGCAGCGGGAGTTTCCAGATGCGCGCAACGCGCGTCGGCAAAGAGACGGCGCTGGCGCAGATCATTGCGCTGGTGCAGCAGGCGCAGGGAAGCCGCGCGCCGGTGCAGCGCCTGGTCGATCAGGTGTCTGCCGTCTTTGTGCCTGTTGTTCTGGTGATTGCGCTGGTCACATTTCTCGCCTGGTTCTTTATCGGCGGGACGGGCTTTACCCAGGCGATGATCTTTGCCGTGGCAGTGCTGGTGATTGCCTGCCCCTGCGCGCTGGGGCTGGCGACGCCGACTGCCATTATGGTGGGAGTAGGCACAGGCGCCGCGCACGGCATTCTGATCAAAAATGCCGAAAGCCTGGAGCGCGCCGGGAAGGTTCAGGCAGTTGCGCTCGATAAAACCGGAACGATCACGGTCGGAAAGCCGTCGGTTACCGACGTTCTACCGCTTTCGGGTGCGACGGTTGCCAGCAACGCACCGGCACTCCGATTGAATGCAAGTGATCGCCAGGAAACGCTGCGTCCGGTTCCGTTCAACCACGGCGCAGACCCGGCTTCGTTCGCCACCAACGGCGACCCTCTTCCGACAGACGATGCACAGCGCAACGATCTGCTGCGATGGGCGGCAAGCGCCGAGGTGCGCAGCGAACATCCGCTTGGCGAGGCAATCGTTCGTGCGGCACGGGAAGCCGGTATCCCGCTGGCTCAACCCCAACGCTTCGAAGCCGTTGCAGGGCAGGGAGTGATTGCCACCGTTGAAGGGCGCAGCGTGGCAGTCGGCAACCTGGCGCTTCTGCGCGAACGCGGCATCGATCCATCGACATTCGACAGCGACGTGACACGCCTGCAAGACGAGGGAAAAACCGTCATGCTCGTCGCCATCGATGGCGTGGTACAGGGGATCATTGCCGTCGCCGATACGATCAAGCCGACCTCGCACGCAGCAGTCGAGGCATTGCACCGTCAGGGGATTGATATGTGGCTGATCACCGGCGACAATCGCCGGACAGCGGAAGCGATCGCCCGTCAGGCAGGCATCGATCCGTCGCGGATCTACGCCGGGGTACGCCCGGAAGACAAGGCGCGCATCGTTCATGAATTACAGCAAGGACGCCGGATTGTGGCGATGGTTGGTGATGGCATCAACGACGCACCGGCGCTGGCGCAGGCTGATGTTGGCATTGCGATCGGCAGCGGCGCCGATGTGGCGATGGAGACTGCTGACATTACGCTTATGCACGGTGATCTGCGCGGTGTGGCGCAGGCAATCGATCTCAGCAAACGCACCTTGCGCACGATTCGCTGGAACCTGTTCTGGGCGTTCATATATAACATCGCCCTGATCCCGATTGCTGCCGGCGCGCTCTACCCGCTGACCGGGTGGCAACTGAGTCCCATGCTGGCTGCTGCCGCAATGGCGTGCAGTTCGGTCTTCGTGGTGACCAACTCGCTCAGGCTGCGGCGGGCGCTGGGGGTTGTAAGGGTTGAACGTTGA